The Apium graveolens cultivar Ventura chromosome 10, ASM990537v1, whole genome shotgun sequence nucleotide sequence CTGTGACGCCTTGGAACAATCTTTCCTGATTATAATATCAAAGATTATAAGGTTACTGATACATGAGAAGAATATAGAAGCTTAATTCTTAAATATAAGATTTGTTAGTCCTACTATAGTAAAAAGTAATAGTGTTCTATAATAGTTTAGTTATAGCAAAACCAATGGTGTGCTAAATATAAGTGTAGCTATTGTTATAATTTAACATCAAAAAGTATATTTTGGTGCTAAAATAACACCATGTCTCCAATGGGTTGTTCTAAATCTTGTTTCAAATTTAGATAAATTCCAAAATATACTACACTTTTGATTACAAATTTAACTACCTTCCAAGCATCCCACACTTTTAATTTCCTACTTAATCTATTTATCCTATTTTTTCACTTTTTGATGAGTTGGCAATTATAGCACAATGCTATATTTTGTGCTAAATTTAGCACAAACTATAACATTGTGCTATTTTAGCACAAAGTTTAGCATACCATTGAATTGAGATTTTTTACGTTTTGTTCTATATTATAGCTATAGCACAAGATATAGCACACTATTGGACATGCTCTAAGAAGATGTTCAATGGTGTGCTATATCAATAATATAGCACAAAATGTGAATTTTGACAATCAAATGGCAGTGTAAACACTGTCCTAAATAGCACGGTTCTATAATTTGTGCTAAACACAACACAAAATATAGCACTGTGCTATATTTGCCACGCTACAAAAGAGTTACAAAAAGAGAGGGAAAGTGAGaataaataaaaatgaagaaATTTTATACACATAAATAGAAAAGTTAGTGAAATTTGAAATAATCTAGTTAAATATAGGACCAACCATTCGAGACGTGGTGTTATTTTAGCATCAAAAATCACCTTTTAGTTCTAAATTATAGCAATAAGTGAACCTATTTTTACAATACCATTGGCTTTGCTCCAGTAGTGTTCTAGAATAGTTTTGTTCACTGTGATTGTGTGCAAGCGGACTTGGCGACAGTCTGTGGACATTTAGTGTAATTTTCATCTATTAATTTTCTATGTAATATGTTTTGTTTTCATCCGTTAGTTATTATTTGTTTTTCATCACTTTTTCTTTTGCATAAGATTAGGGCATCCAGGAGTAATATGTATATTTTACATAATTTTATTAGTAACTTTAAGTTGCAcctattttaattcatatttaaTTCTGTTTCTAAGAAATGAGCACTATGATCAATAAAATAGTTGGACAAGTTTTACAAGCCTTATGACCCGTGGATATTTATCAAGGGCAAGGTTTGCAGTCATAAGAATGGTCGATGGTACAACCTGATGGTGATCTTTTACTTCTAAATATGGGTGGCCAGGATGTGACGAATGCAAAAGATATGACAAATGCACTCAACTCTTTTTATCTGAGTACTATTTTGTGACGTCTTCAAACAACATTTTCTGATTAATATATCAAAGATTACAAGATTTGATGTCAGAAGATTATAAAAACTTTCTTCTGAGCTGGTGCAACCCCAGATGTTTGAGAATGAAGACCCTTTTTATCGATTATCTTTGTTTTATTAGTTTGATAATCAGCTGCAATATTGTTGGGATTTTTGTATATTCAAGTGGCTTATCCAGATCATGATTCAGAGTATTATCAAGCAATGATGGTTCACGAATGATACAATTAGCTGGGATTTTAGTTAAGAATTGTGTTAGTGTTTACCATTGATTAGTGAAAGTATGGACCGCTAATGCTCATCACATAGCTAGCAATAGCATCGACTATAATCCTTGCctaaaaatatttcaataattCAAAAGTCTTATTAATCCTATACAAAATGGAAAAACTGAGAATTTAGAGCCCTTGGTGGTAGAATCAGCAAGATAATCTTCTGCGGCAGAATATAAATACTAAAAAGGGAGAAGGCCGGTAGAAAATGAACTTGTAAACTGATCTCTGAGTGTTTTGCGGATATGGGAAGGCAAAAGAATTGACTAAACTTGTCCTTATGTCTGCGAAGGTCTCTTATATTATGACTATTTTCGGTTTAATTATGCTGAATTACTCAAAGATTAAGAGACTACGTTTACCTCtaattgtatgtatatataaaaGTCAACAGATAAATTCTCACCAAGGGCCTTTTAATTTGCATTTTTATGAAGTTGTGAAAGCTCCATTTTGGTTCCTGGCCATGGCCTTTATGTTTTCATAACCATGCATATCTAGATTTCTTTTGACAATAAATATGAGTTCTACCTAAGTTTGTGATACTTAATTCTCATGTCGTTTTTAAATCTCACTTGCTGTAAAATCAAATTTGAGGAGGAAAATGAGTCGTAtttctagaatctctattttCCTTCTAGAATCTAAAATGCCTGAATGGATAACTTTCCATTATATTGCTTAATAGGAAGAAGAGCTTAAATTATTAGGAGATCATGATAATTGTTTGATAGTTTCTTctgtattttataaattttgggCACAATAAGGAAGATTTTTAGGAAAAAACTATATTTAATACGTCTTTTGATAGTCACATTGCAGGGTTGCAGTCTCATATTTTCAAGTTCTTACTCTACTATTAAATCGCATACATTTACTTTAACAGAATCAAATTTCAACTATCTTATTATAAAAAATGTGTTTCAAAGTATTTACAACAACCGCGAATCGCGAATTTTtacctaatttttatttatataatatttactCATGACATATTGTTGATAAGTATGTAGTAACCAATGTTTCCTAAAACACATTCTTAATAATTTTTCTTACCTTTATTCTCTGGTTCCCCAACCCATTCTTTAATATTTGATGCACATATTTTGTTTCGAGTCCCTGTCAAATTTTCATTTTTTACAGTGTCACTTTAATTCGGTAATTGCATTATGAAAAATGAACTTCAAACGTTAtgtttttgaaagaaataaggtaGACTTGTTTGTCATCTCATATATATCAAGTGAGCAGGGTTGGGAATCTGGGGGAAACTTTCTCTGTACTCAAATACCATAATCAACATTTCTGGTATAAATATTTAGTGGTCATATATTTTTGGACACAAGGACTATGCTGCAAAGAACAAACTGATAACAAATAATACCAAATGTTGATCACTAATCTGTAAGAATGTTGTCATATATACATGATAACAACATAAGTAAATTTGGTGAGCTCAATGCAGTTAAAATGAATCATGTTATGGCGAAGAATGGTTAACATCACCCTCACTCACCAATGCCATTAACATTCCCACCGTTGTTTTCGGTTTCTCTTCCGTTTGCTGCCACTACATCTTCGTCGCTCTGAATTGGTATACTAATAGAGTTCTCAGGAATTGCAGTGGTGGACAAATTTCCAATCATAATAGTTTCAGCACTAGATTGAGCACTTGTTTCATAACTATCAGAAGTTGGTGCTGGGAACACAAAATTCTGTCTGTAGCGTGATGACATGGAAGCATATAGTTGCTGGAATGAGGGCGAGGAGAAAACTAATGCCAATATAGTCATAGAACCGCTGATAATGAAAAGGCCTGCAAGGTTTATGACCCCGATACTGCTACTATATGAAGAGATGTCTGGAAAGTAATTTCGATCAGAGTACTCGAGCCCAAAATTTTTGGTCATAATTGCATGCATGGCTCCAGTTCCAGTAAGCTCTAAGAGTGCCTTTGAAATAATAGAAGCTAAAGGGGAGCCTTTCTGAAATGCCTGTAAAGAGCGTTAAACAAGATATCAAATTACTGGATTACTCAGTTAGTTCACTGCTGCACAAATATAATGTGTCAAACAGGTAATTAAATATAGAAAAACTTACAAAGCCAAGTCCTCCTGTGCTATATGAGGATCCTTCCAGCTTATAATTGTTTTCACCATATGTATCGATAAAGATCTTGATAAAAGGAAGCTCATCGAAGATAGCATCAACTCCTCCATTATTGCATCCCTTGGAAAGGGCGTCGTGATATTGCTCAGCACTTGCATAAGATTTCATCTTGGATTCATTGAAGTGCAACCTATTAATTAGTAATTCTCTTACGAATGATCCATCTTGGAAACCAATACAATAAGGTTTCTCTCTCGAACGTTTCAACTGAGCAATAGTGAATATTGAGGATAAATTAGCTGTGTAACTCTGTATAACAATGAATGCTGTAAACAACCAAACGACCAGCACAAATTTGGACCAATTGCTTGTAACCAAGTTTCCTGTCAAGTGTCAAACATAAAAACATCACAAAGCTTGCTTAGTCGAGCTTGAGCATAAGCAATAGAACACCAATCAAGATGCAAAAGAAAATCTTACTTTCAGGAAAAGCGAGAGACGCTAAGGGAAACCAAACCCACATTCCAAGTTGTTGTTCCCTATTTACTCGGCGCTCCAATGTCCGAATTATTAGTCCCATAAAAATACAAGTTATGGCAATTGTCAACCAGAGGTCTGAACTTAAAGGCTTTATGAAGATCCATATGTCCTTGCCTTTGTTATACTTGATTTGTCTAAGCATTACAACTTCTGTTTCCATGTATGATCTACTGAAATCAACTTTTTTTTCGCGTTCAGGCAAAATTGTCACATCAGCTACCACTAGATCATATTCCTACAGTTTTTTACGTGAAAAAGATGGTCATAAATTATCAAGACAAAGTAAGCTAAAGTAAATTCATCATTTTACTTGTATGTAGTCATGTTAAGAAGAAGGTGATCCTTTTCCGCATATAAAATTCCTAAAAGAAAGGCCTAGCATCAAGGATATATTTCTAAGATGTGCGTAATTGCTCTTACATTCCGGACAGGAGACTTGAAAGGGAAACTTCAAGGTTTTTCCTTGTGTGGTTAATTAGTATGTGAACCAATCTTACAAAAGCAACAGAGACACAAGGATAAATATTTGCTTACCTTTAGTTCGAGCTGCTTCAGAAGATCGTTGTAACTCCCGGCACTTCTTCCATTACGATCCTGGAAAGGGATAAATTGAGGTTCATCGATATCATATGGTAATTTTGCTAGTACTTCACTGAAGATATCTGCACAAAAACCGGTGATACTATATTCCTTAGTGATTGGATCTTGTTTGAGTTTCAAAAATTCAGTGAAACCCTCTTTCACTGGAACCCCCACTTTCAATTTCTTCCCTGATGTGGGCAGATCCCAATCTAGGGGCTTCACTGTTGTATCTCCTGGCCAAATGATATTTTTCAGGACACTTGCAGATGTCGAGTAATTTGAAGATTGATTGGTCGAATGTGGATGTCTAGATAATCCTCTATCTGGTGTCCAGTAGCCTATAGTTCTCTCTCCTTTTCCAATCACATGAATTATTTCAAAGGTCGAAATTTGCAACTGCCCATTTACCAAATTGAACTCTCCACTCAGGCCATTGAACCTGGTACTCAAAATTTCTTTAAGAAGTACTGGACCAACATCAGAGCTGCCAAGCGAAGCCATATCACTTGCATCGTGTCTTTTTGTCTGCTTTACGAAGGTAGAGTTGATCGGTCCTATCCTCTCTACAGCCATTGCTAATGCCCAAACTGCATCATAAGCCCACAATCCAAATATATTCAGCACAGCTTTAGGCATTGAATACTGCAACTCCTTTTCTTGCCTCCTTTTAAGAATTGCAAGATCTTTTGACTTGGGTACATAAGGCCTTATCCCTAAAACACCTTCCATTGCATCAATAGcttcatcatccatcgaattcAACAAATTAGACGACTCGTCAGTCATTAACCATCCATATCCTTTGCTCATCATTCCCATGGTCTTAGCATGAACAAAGAGCCGAGATCCAAGAAGGGAATTCATGTGCACTAAGAAAACTCTGGTTGGCATTGCTTTCAACTTCTCCAGCTCTTCAAGTATCTGAGAATCATTAGCAGAAACAGCAATCATACCTGAAATCTTAATATCAGCCTCTTGGAATGCATGAGTAATATCACGGATGAATCCATATTGATAGCCCGTGTCCTCGTAGACAATTATAACTTTCTTCCATTCAAATCCTTGGAAAAGCGTAGTAATAGCTTTCAACTGTGAAGAGTCAGCAGCTGCTGTTCTGATAAAATAAGGGCTCTGCAAGGGTGAAATATTAGTGCTCGTTGCAGAAAAGGAGATAATAGGCACTTGAGCTTTTTCGCCAAGTTCCACAACAAATTTCGCTTCAGGAGAGGTCAGAGGTCCCAGCATAGCCCGCACTTCTTCGTTCTTTAGCAACTCCAAAGCTGCATCACATTGCAGAAAAGGTAATCAAAATAGGTTACTCTATAATGCAGTCTAATTTTAGACTGCAGACTAAAATCTCTACGATATCGTACAGTTATATTTGCTGCAGGTAATGCGCCTTCACTCGAATATTTGCATGCCACGTACAATAAGGACAACTACAGCGCGAGACTAAAGTATTCACTTGCAATGGATCAAATGCGTAAATGAGAAAAGGATACAAACTTTTATATTGCACAAGGAATGATTAGGCATCTTGACATCAGGGGAAGGCCCAACTGTACAATACAATCTAATAATGACTAGCTCCCGGcgtttttattttcattttatttacttttactaaaattttatataaataattaaatactaaacaaccattatataattataatttcattACGTATAATTTCAAGTTTGGTTcaaatagtatatgattgataagaactttttcataaataataatattaatgttTGTTGTTAGTGAGTGAGATTCGAAACTAAAAAACGTATATTTAtgtttataaataatataaatatttgttgttaacAGGATTCGAACATGATTacttatatgtatttttataaataataatataaaatatttattattgaCAGAATTTGAACCCGAGAACTTGTGGagtgtatttttttagtatttaaaTCTAACGGATATTTGATAAAGAATATCTGACGGTCATGATAGAAATTGATAACCAAAATGAGAAGTtaatcaaattaaaaattatatttcattCAGATTATTATAATAAAgtataaaattattaatttataccGAAATCGAACCTTTATAATTCAGTCGTGGATCGACTATTGTAATCCAGGCGATCAAACCACCTTACTCCTTGTACTAATTATATATCGGATAAAATTCTAAAATGCTCCCAAGCTCATTGCACTATCTTGTATCTTTGATGGATTTTTCGTTATTTAAATCGTGTttgttatttatatttatacCAGGGGTTCTTTCCGTAACAATTAAGACGTGAGACTTTGACTATCCGTTAAACACATTTTTTAAAAGAAATTCATACAATTTATAATtgtaaaatataataaaaaattccTCAGCATATATACATGGTAAATCACAATAGTTAAGATAtataaatgaatatatatatatatacggcgaatgatcaaatacaaactaaaattaaaatagaaatttAAAACTAATCTAAGGCATTAGATCTACTTAATGGTCCCCCTAAATCACACCATCCAACTATCCTGCACCCTCCAAcacccaatttcagtttttcccctccgtttttaatttgatatttctCGTTAAAccgtaattttttttaaaatccgattttACTGTATTTTTCTATATCTCTCAACAATCGATTTGCATAACATATGTGttatattttgaattaattttacaaaaaattatttagtttttagttttcatTCTAAATCGGTTTCTATTGGAGTAACCCTATATATAGACTACAAAAATTACGGGGGACAACATACAACACACAATattttcaaatttgttaatattttcaCTAAAAAATAGCATCTCAGTACTTTTAGTTTGGCATACCACAAGGTCCACAAGCACATACCACACCACTgtcaaatttatttatttatttttgtcaAATATCATTATTACTAATCTTTGACTAAATAGAGAATCTTCTTCCGATAGATTTTCGGGggaaaattatttataaatttgactaGAACTTGCCGCATGTTTTTTTAAACAAGAAGGACAAGTGATAGGAAATTACTCTGCTAGCTGACTAACTAAAAGAAGACCACTTGTTACAGTATACGAAAAATTATTTCTATATAAACGATATCTCTATTTCTTTTGTGTCACGTTTCCCCATCAGTCAAATTTACTTATTTTTTTATCAAagattataaattattattatattattttaaaaattgaaaattatatatattaaaataaataaaatattcttTTCAATGATAAATTTTTTTactcaattataaaatattaataaatttcgATCAAATTTTGATCAATTTAATCACACAATGAAAACTAAAAAAATGATGGATGATGTAATATAAGACCGTGATAatatcaattttggtccataaTGTATGTAATAgttaatataattatatttttattaattatttacacaCGGGAGGAGTTGAAGTTAAGATTATTAAGTTCGTTTTCTCCTGTAAATCtattatctattatatatataatagagtaACTAGGGGTTCATTGAGACAATTTAATCATTTGAAATTACTTAACTACCCCTCATAAATATGTATTAATAAATACTAAACttaataacatatattaattacatctagctcattaattactaataattatatatttaatactACTCCATTATTGTATATTAAGAATTTATACTTATAATTAAATATGTACTTTTACAAGTATAGactataattttaatattattataatgtTATATATCTATTATTTTTCGCATTTAATATGTCGTGTGTCTcatt carries:
- the LOC141689518 gene encoding glutamate receptor 2.2-like, translated to MKKNRQFVYSIILWYILLSCVLLSGSRAGASEENEEKEEVKIGLVVDLNSSMGVMVESCIAMAQSDFYKSHPSYRTKLAFHTKNSHNVFAAASGALELLKNEEVRAMLGPLTSPEAKFVVELGEKAQVPIISFSATSTNISPLQSPYFIRTAAADSSQLKAITTLFQGFEWKKVIIVYEDTGYQYGFIRDITHAFQEADIKISGMIAVSANDSQILEELEKLKAMPTRVFLVHMNSLLGSRLFVHAKTMGMMSKGYGWLMTDESSNLLNSMDDEAIDAMEGVLGIRPYVPKSKDLAILKRRQEKELQYSMPKAVLNIFGLWAYDAVWALAMAVERIGPINSTFVKQTKRHDASDMASLGSSDVGPVLLKEILSTRFNGLSGEFNLVNGQLQISTFEIIHVIGKGERTIGYWTPDRGLSRHPHSTNQSSNYSTSASVLKNIIWPGDTTVKPLDWDLPTSGKKLKVGVPVKEGFTEFLKLKQDPITKEYSITGFCADIFSEVLAKLPYDIDEPQFIPFQDRNGRSAGSYNDLLKQLELKEYDLVVADVTILPEREKKVDFSRSYMETEVVMLRQIKYNKGKDIWIFIKPLSSDLWLTIAITCIFMGLIIRTLERRVNREQQLGMWVWFPLASLAFPERNLVTSNWSKFVLVVWLFTAFIVIQSYTANLSSIFTIAQLKRSREKPYCIGFQDGSFVRELLINRLHFNESKMKSYASAEQYHDALSKGCNNGGVDAIFDELPFIKIFIDTYGENNYKLEGSSYSTGGLGFAFQKGSPLASIISKALLELTGTGAMHAIMTKNFGLEYSDRNYFPDISSYSSSIGVINLAGLFIISGSMTILALVFSSPSFQQLYASMSSRYRQNFVFPAPTSDSYETSAQSSAETIMIGNLSTTAIPENSISIPIQSDEDVVAANGRETENNGGNVNGIGE